A stretch of Microbacterium sp. LWH3-1.2 DNA encodes these proteins:
- the rocD gene encoding ornithine--oxo-acid transaminase encodes MTAASTSLDAAMSQIIAAEEEHVAHNYRPLPVVISRGEGAWVTDVEGKRYLDLLSAYSALNFGHGHPAILAAAQEQLNRLTLTSRAYHNDRLGPFAAALAELCGKDLVLPMNTGAEAVETGIKLARAWGYRVKGVAPDAAKIVVAHGNFHGRTTTIVGFSDDPQARADFGPFTPGFISVPFGDAAVIDAAITADTVAVLIEPIQGEAGVILPPEGYLKRVREICTRRGVLFIADEIQSGLGRVGETFACDREGVVPDVYLLGKALGGGILPLSAVVADRDVLGVIRPGEHGSTFGGNPLAAAVGLRVVEMLQTGEFQSRAKLLGEHLEAKLQELVGQGVTAVRVAGLWAGVDIDPEVGSGREIAERLIARGVLVKDTQGQTIRIAPPLVVRVTELDWAVEQLRFVLAG; translated from the coding sequence ATGACCGCCGCCTCCACCTCACTCGATGCCGCGATGAGCCAGATCATCGCCGCCGAAGAGGAGCACGTCGCCCACAACTACCGCCCGCTCCCGGTCGTGATCTCGCGCGGCGAGGGAGCGTGGGTGACGGATGTCGAGGGCAAGCGCTACCTCGACCTGCTCTCGGCCTACTCGGCCCTCAACTTCGGGCACGGGCATCCCGCGATCCTCGCCGCCGCGCAGGAGCAGCTGAACCGACTGACGCTCACGAGCCGCGCGTATCACAACGACCGCCTCGGGCCCTTCGCCGCCGCCCTCGCCGAGCTGTGCGGAAAGGACCTCGTGCTGCCGATGAACACCGGCGCCGAGGCCGTCGAGACCGGGATCAAGCTCGCCCGCGCGTGGGGCTACCGCGTGAAGGGCGTCGCTCCCGACGCCGCGAAGATCGTCGTCGCGCACGGCAACTTCCACGGGCGCACCACGACGATCGTCGGCTTCAGCGACGACCCGCAGGCGCGCGCCGACTTCGGCCCGTTCACACCCGGCTTCATCTCCGTGCCGTTCGGCGACGCCGCGGTCATCGACGCCGCGATCACCGCCGACACGGTGGCCGTGCTCATCGAGCCGATCCAGGGCGAGGCCGGTGTCATCCTCCCGCCCGAGGGCTACCTCAAGAGGGTGCGCGAGATCTGCACCCGGCGCGGCGTGCTGTTCATCGCCGACGAGATCCAGTCCGGCCTCGGCCGCGTCGGCGAGACGTTCGCGTGCGATCGCGAGGGCGTCGTGCCCGACGTCTACCTCCTCGGCAAGGCGCTGGGCGGCGGCATCCTTCCGCTCTCGGCCGTCGTCGCCGACCGCGATGTGCTCGGGGTCATCCGGCCGGGCGAGCACGGTTCGACGTTCGGCGGCAACCCGCTCGCCGCCGCCGTCGGGCTGCGGGTCGTCGAGATGCTGCAGACCGGCGAGTTCCAGAGCCGCGCGAAGCTCCTCGGCGAGCACCTCGAGGCGAAGCTGCAGGAGCTCGTGGGACAGGGCGTCACGGCGGTGCGCGTCGCGGGCCTCTGGGCCGGCGTCGACATCGACCCCGAGGTGGGCAGCGGCCGCGAGATCGCCGAACGCCTCATCGCGCGCGGCGTGCTCGTGAAGGACACGCAGGGTCAGACCATCCGCATCGCACCGCCGCTCGTCGTGCGTGTGACGGAGCTGGACTGGGCGGTCGAGCAGCTGCGCTTCGTGCTCGCAGGCTGA
- a CDS encoding carbohydrate ABC transporter permease translates to MSATPIEITETRGKPRKLVERRSAPRPRGRASLNIVLALLVVYFLVPFWWLIVNSSKTAAGLFGGDNALWFADDINYLGNLVDLFTYGGGIYARWLANTALYAVLGGVGATVLAVLAGYGFAKYRFAGRRAAFAILLGAVMVPTTALVIPTFVLFAQVGWTNTIWAVIFPSLLNPFGVYLMNVYARDAVPDELLDAARVDGAGEFRTFFRVALPMLRPAIVTVLLLSVVAVWNNYFLPLVMLSDNRLFPVTVGIGVWQSTASTYGAAGGQTLWSIIILGSLVSVIPLIIAFLALQKYWRGGLAIGSLK, encoded by the coding sequence ATGAGTGCCACGCCTATCGAGATCACCGAGACCCGCGGCAAGCCGCGAAAGCTCGTCGAGCGACGGTCGGCCCCGCGCCCCCGCGGGCGTGCGTCGCTGAACATCGTGCTGGCGCTGCTCGTGGTCTACTTCCTGGTGCCGTTCTGGTGGCTGATCGTCAACAGCTCCAAGACCGCGGCCGGCCTGTTCGGTGGCGACAATGCCCTGTGGTTCGCGGACGACATCAACTACCTCGGCAACCTCGTCGACCTGTTCACCTACGGCGGCGGGATCTACGCGCGATGGCTGGCGAACACCGCCCTCTATGCCGTCCTGGGCGGGGTGGGCGCCACGGTGCTCGCGGTCCTCGCGGGGTACGGCTTCGCGAAGTACCGGTTCGCGGGGCGCCGGGCCGCCTTCGCGATCCTGCTCGGCGCCGTCATGGTGCCGACGACCGCGCTCGTGATCCCCACCTTCGTCCTGTTCGCGCAGGTGGGCTGGACGAATACGATCTGGGCCGTGATCTTCCCCTCGCTGCTCAACCCCTTCGGTGTCTACCTCATGAACGTGTACGCACGCGATGCCGTGCCCGACGAGCTCCTCGACGCCGCCCGCGTGGATGGCGCGGGGGAGTTCCGCACGTTCTTCCGGGTCGCACTGCCGATGCTGCGGCCCGCGATCGTGACCGTGCTGCTGCTGTCGGTCGTGGCCGTGTGGAACAATTACTTCCTTCCGCTCGTGATGCTCTCCGACAACCGGCTGTTCCCCGTCACCGTCGGCATCGGCGTCTGGCAGTCGACAGCGTCCACGTACGGCGCGGCGGGCGGGCAGACGCTGTGGAGCATCATCATCCTCGGCTCGCTGGTGTCGGTCATCCCGCTGATCATCGCGTTCCTGGCCCTGCAGAAGTACTGGCGAGGCGGACTCGCCATCGGAAGCCTCAAGTGA
- a CDS encoding substrate-binding domain-containing protein, giving the protein MAQTKRVTLHEIAAQTGVSVTTISKVLNGAADVSSATRELVEDHLRTSGYRRRGSAQRREYIEVVLHALGGDWALAVIEGVRESAARVGMAVSLSVSGDRHSPGPEWLDAVIRRRPTGIILLFADVPAEGRAALKARGIPFVIIDPAGDPAPGIPAVGSANWSGGVAATRHLLELGHRRIAAITGPEQVMCSLARLDGYRAAMMSARTAVEPEWIRFGDFQRDGGERHAAALLRLAVPPTAIFAGNDLQALGVLHAAAAAGVAVPRDLSVVGFDDLPIAELASPRLTTIRQPLREMAEQATRLVLESLESPQPNVTRVELATSLVVRDSTAAPAQSS; this is encoded by the coding sequence ATGGCGCAGACCAAACGGGTGACCCTCCACGAGATCGCTGCCCAGACCGGCGTCTCGGTGACGACGATCTCGAAGGTGCTCAACGGGGCGGCCGACGTGTCGTCGGCGACGCGCGAACTCGTCGAGGACCACCTCCGCACGAGCGGCTATCGGCGCAGGGGCAGCGCGCAGCGCCGGGAGTACATCGAGGTGGTGCTCCACGCGCTCGGCGGGGACTGGGCGCTCGCGGTCATCGAGGGGGTGCGCGAGAGCGCGGCGCGGGTGGGCATGGCGGTCTCTCTCTCGGTGAGCGGCGACCGGCATTCCCCCGGTCCCGAATGGCTGGATGCCGTCATCCGACGCCGACCGACGGGGATCATCCTGCTGTTCGCCGACGTTCCCGCAGAGGGTCGCGCGGCACTGAAGGCGCGAGGCATCCCGTTCGTCATCATCGACCCGGCCGGCGACCCCGCCCCGGGGATCCCCGCCGTCGGCTCCGCGAACTGGTCGGGGGGCGTCGCCGCCACCAGGCATCTGCTGGAGCTGGGACATCGGCGCATCGCCGCGATCACGGGCCCGGAGCAGGTGATGTGCTCGCTCGCCCGGCTGGACGGCTACCGCGCGGCCATGATGTCGGCCCGGACGGCCGTCGAGCCGGAGTGGATCCGCTTCGGCGACTTCCAGCGCGACGGCGGCGAGCGGCACGCTGCGGCGCTGCTTCGCCTGGCGGTCCCTCCGACGGCGATCTTCGCCGGGAACGACCTCCAGGCCCTCGGTGTGCTGCATGCGGCCGCCGCAGCGGGCGTGGCGGTGCCTCGCGATCTGTCGGTCGTGGGATTCGACGATCTGCCGATCGCGGAACTGGCCAGTCCGCGACTGACGACGATTCGCCAACCGCTGCGTGAGATGGCCGAGCAGGCGACCCGCCTGGTGCTCGAATCGCTCGAGAGCCCGCAGCCGAACGTGACGCGCGTGGAACTCGCGACGTCGCTCGTCGTCCGGGACTCGACAGCCGCTCCTGCGCAATCCTCCTGA
- a CDS encoding NAD(P)-dependent alcohol dehydrogenase yields the protein MSETRHGSASLRTDSMPAWTQHRYGEADTVALENIDVPAPRRGEVLLRLRATALNNGDIRVMRGEPLLVRLAFGLRRPRQAVRGMDAVATVVALGEGVSGLAVGDEVVGELPAGGGLARYAVCPASRLVARPAALDPVIAATLPVAAGTAWQALELGGVTDAAVPGASPQRVLVIGASGGVGTFAVQLAAGRGAEVWALCGERNRALVEGLGASRTFDYRGVQPGSPELGEGRFDAVLDIAGTAPLRVLHGLVRGGGRVVLVSGEGGRVLGPIGRIAGASVRSIGSKRPLRPLAAVAKPDVLAELVRLAADGSLRPVIAARYPFAEAGAALARVADGHVAGKVVVLAE from the coding sequence ATGTCCGAGACACGTCACGGATCCGCGTCCCTGCGCACGGACTCGATGCCCGCATGGACGCAGCACCGATACGGCGAGGCCGACACGGTCGCACTCGAGAACATCGACGTGCCGGCGCCGCGCCGTGGCGAGGTACTCCTGCGCCTGCGAGCGACCGCGCTGAACAACGGCGACATCCGCGTCATGCGCGGCGAGCCCCTCCTGGTGCGCCTCGCGTTCGGCCTCCGCCGCCCACGCCAGGCGGTGAGGGGGATGGATGCCGTCGCCACCGTCGTCGCGCTGGGCGAGGGCGTCAGCGGGCTCGCGGTCGGCGACGAGGTCGTCGGCGAGCTGCCCGCCGGCGGCGGGCTGGCGAGGTATGCGGTGTGCCCGGCGTCGCGGCTCGTGGCTCGGCCCGCAGCGCTCGACCCGGTGATCGCCGCGACCCTGCCGGTGGCGGCCGGGACGGCCTGGCAGGCGCTGGAGCTCGGAGGAGTCACGGATGCTGCGGTACCGGGTGCGTCGCCGCAGCGGGTGCTCGTGATCGGTGCGTCGGGCGGCGTCGGCACGTTCGCCGTGCAGCTCGCGGCGGGGCGCGGCGCCGAGGTGTGGGCACTGTGCGGCGAGCGCAACCGCGCGCTCGTCGAGGGCCTCGGGGCGTCGCGAACCTTCGACTACCGCGGGGTGCAGCCGGGATCGCCCGAGCTCGGGGAGGGACGGTTCGATGCCGTCCTCGACATCGCCGGCACCGCGCCGCTGCGGGTGCTGCACGGGCTGGTGCGGGGCGGCGGCCGCGTCGTGCTGGTGTCGGGGGAGGGTGGGCGCGTCCTCGGTCCGATCGGGCGCATCGCCGGAGCATCCGTCCGATCGATCGGCTCGAAGCGGCCGCTGCGGCCGCTCGCCGCCGTCGCCAAGCCGGACGTGCTCGCCGAACTGGTCCGGCTCGCGGCCGACGGAAGCCTCCGCCCCGTCATCGCGGCGCGCTACCCGTTCGCCGAGGCGGGTGCCGCGCTGGCACGCGTGGCCGACGGCCACGTGGCGGGCAAGGTGGTCGTGCTCGCGGAGTGA
- a CDS encoding alpha-N-arabinofuranosidase, which produces MIRAHLTVDPHFVVGPINRRLFGSFVEHLGRCVYDGIYEPSHPTADEDGFRYDVIELVRELGVSTVRYPGGNFVSGYRWEDGIGPREERPRRLDLAWHSTETNEIGLDEFATWMEKVDGELMYAINLGTRGVLEALDVLEYANLRSGTFWADKRVANGRREPHDIRMWCLGNEMDGPWQLGHSTAAEYAQLAATTAAAMRQVDPDLELVVCGSSGAQMPTFGEWERVVLEKTYDDVDFISCHAYYEPVDGDYASFLASGVNMDRFIEAVVATADSVKAVVRSDKNINISFDEWNVWYQSRYNDVDRITDVQTWPVAPRLLEDSYSVLDAVVFGSLMISLIRHADRVTSASLAQLVNVIAPIMTEPGGAAWRQTTFYPFSLTSKLARGTALELRLDSPTYQTEQYGEVSVVDAVATHDAGGGTTIFAVNRSLTDEVTLEIDTRALGGVSVGEAISLFDDDIHAANTLAHQDRVTPTANASVEIGEATVTITLPPVSWTVLTLA; this is translated from the coding sequence ATGATCCGCGCACACCTCACCGTCGACCCCCATTTCGTGGTCGGACCGATCAACCGACGTCTCTTCGGCTCGTTCGTCGAGCACCTTGGCCGATGCGTGTACGACGGGATCTACGAGCCTTCGCACCCGACGGCCGACGAGGACGGGTTCCGCTACGACGTGATCGAGCTGGTTCGTGAGCTCGGTGTCTCGACGGTCCGCTATCCCGGTGGCAACTTCGTGTCGGGTTACCGGTGGGAGGACGGCATCGGCCCGCGCGAGGAGCGTCCGCGGCGACTGGACCTCGCCTGGCACTCCACCGAGACCAACGAGATCGGGCTGGACGAGTTCGCGACCTGGATGGAGAAGGTCGACGGCGAGCTCATGTACGCCATCAACCTCGGCACCCGGGGCGTCCTCGAGGCGCTCGACGTGCTCGAGTACGCGAACCTGAGGTCGGGAACGTTCTGGGCCGACAAGCGCGTCGCGAACGGACGCCGGGAACCGCATGACATCCGCATGTGGTGCCTGGGCAACGAGATGGATGGCCCGTGGCAGCTCGGCCACAGCACCGCCGCGGAGTACGCGCAGCTCGCGGCGACGACCGCCGCAGCCATGCGGCAGGTCGATCCCGACCTCGAGCTCGTGGTGTGCGGCAGCTCGGGTGCGCAGATGCCGACGTTCGGCGAGTGGGAGCGGGTCGTGCTGGAGAAGACGTATGACGACGTCGACTTCATCTCCTGCCATGCCTACTACGAACCGGTCGACGGCGACTACGCCAGCTTCCTCGCGTCGGGCGTCAACATGGACCGCTTCATCGAGGCGGTCGTCGCGACGGCCGACTCCGTGAAGGCGGTCGTTCGCAGCGACAAGAACATCAACATCTCGTTCGACGAGTGGAACGTGTGGTACCAGTCCCGCTACAACGACGTCGATCGGATCACGGACGTCCAGACGTGGCCCGTCGCGCCACGCCTGCTCGAGGACTCGTACTCGGTGCTCGACGCGGTCGTGTTCGGCAGCCTCATGATCTCGCTCATCCGTCACGCGGACCGCGTGACCTCGGCGAGCCTCGCGCAGCTGGTGAACGTCATCGCGCCCATCATGACCGAGCCGGGCGGGGCGGCGTGGCGGCAGACCACCTTCTACCCGTTCTCGCTCACGTCGAAGCTCGCCCGCGGCACCGCGCTCGAGCTGCGTCTGGACAGCCCCACATATCAGACCGAGCAGTACGGCGAGGTGAGCGTCGTCGACGCCGTCGCGACGCACGACGCAGGTGGTGGGACGACGATCTTCGCCGTCAACCGCAGCCTGACCGACGAGGTGACCCTCGAGATCGACACCCGCGCACTCGGCGGCGTCAGCGTGGGCGAAGCGATCTCTCTCTTCGACGACGACATCCACGCCGCGAACACGCTGGCGCACCAGGATCGTGTGACGCCCACGGCGAACGCCTCCGTCGAGATCGGGGAGGCGACCGTGACGATCACCCTGCCACCGGTGTCGTGGACGGTTCTCACCCTGGCCTGA
- a CDS encoding carbohydrate ABC transporter permease — protein sequence MTTSTASPPTKKGSSPFTKKGGRRSTAARQNLFGWLFVGPFGIVFLALLVLPIGYALYLSLFQKSLIGGTRFVLFGNYTKAFTDPNFLDGVWFVIRFSLVLIPLQMAISLAIALMLDIIVTRFARFSRLMIFMPYAIPTVIGALMWGFLYSENFGPLADIFGIFGAEAPDFLSKSLIFYGLLNIVTWQWAGYYMIILYAALQGIDPTLYEAARIDGASQWQIILRIKIPLLSPALLLILVFALIGTLQFFNEPKILQELAAGSIPNDFTPNIYAFYQAFSLANYNYGAAISFALGAVVFVCVYIFLFATRKRGSFFE from the coding sequence ATGACCACCTCAACCGCAAGTCCCCCAACGAAGAAGGGGTCGAGCCCCTTCACGAAGAAGGGCGGTCGTCGCTCGACCGCCGCTCGTCAGAACCTCTTCGGATGGCTCTTCGTCGGACCGTTCGGGATCGTCTTCCTGGCTCTGCTCGTGCTGCCGATCGGCTACGCGCTCTACTTGAGCCTCTTCCAGAAGTCGCTCATCGGCGGCACCCGGTTCGTCCTCTTCGGCAACTACACCAAGGCGTTCACAGACCCGAACTTCCTCGACGGCGTCTGGTTCGTCATCCGGTTCTCGCTGGTGCTCATTCCGCTGCAGATGGCGATCTCGCTGGCCATCGCCCTGATGCTCGACATCATCGTGACCCGGTTCGCCCGGTTCTCGCGGCTCATGATCTTCATGCCGTATGCGATCCCGACGGTGATCGGCGCGCTGATGTGGGGGTTCCTCTACAGCGAGAACTTCGGCCCGCTCGCGGACATTTTCGGAATTTTCGGAGCTGAGGCTCCTGATTTCCTGAGCAAGAGCCTGATCTTCTACGGCCTCCTCAACATCGTCACGTGGCAATGGGCCGGCTATTACATGATCATCCTCTATGCAGCGCTGCAGGGGATCGACCCGACATTGTACGAGGCGGCACGCATCGACGGCGCCTCGCAGTGGCAGATCATCCTGCGGATCAAGATCCCCCTCCTCTCGCCGGCACTCCTGCTCATTCTCGTGTTCGCCCTCATCGGAACCCTGCAATTCTTCAATGAGCCGAAGATCCTCCAGGAGCTGGCGGCAGGATCCATCCCGAACGACTTCACGCCCAACATCTACGCCTTCTACCAGGCGTTCTCACTGGCGAACTACAACTACGGCGCGGCGATCTCGTTCGCCCTCGGTGCCGTCGTCTTCGTCTGCGTCTACATCTTCCTGTTCGCAACCCGCAAGCGAGGGAGCTTCTTCGAATGA
- the ddaH gene encoding dimethylargininase, which yields MSTQNTAPATAPATGSASGRIQQIRRYLMCRPEHFTVSYTINPWMEPANPTDTALAVRQWETLYDTYVALGHEVHLIDPIDGLPDMVYTANGGFVIDNVAYGAKFRFQERVPEGPAFMDWFRANGFEVAEPVEVNEGEGDFLLVGDTILAGTGFRSTGDSHRELGDVFGREVVSLTLVDPRFYHLDTAISVLDPVEGPGGVEKANIAYLEHAFDERSQAILAERYPDAIRVADADGAVFGLNSASDGFNVIISPRATGFEAQLRERGYNPVLVDLSELLLGGGGIKCCTLELRR from the coding sequence ATGTCCACGCAGAACACCGCGCCGGCCACCGCCCCGGCCACCGGATCCGCCTCCGGCCGGATCCAGCAGATCCGCCGCTACCTCATGTGCCGCCCCGAGCACTTCACGGTGAGCTACACCATCAACCCCTGGATGGAGCCCGCCAACCCGACCGACACCGCACTCGCGGTGCGCCAGTGGGAGACGCTCTACGACACGTACGTCGCACTGGGACACGAGGTGCATCTCATCGATCCGATCGACGGTCTTCCCGACATGGTCTACACGGCCAACGGCGGCTTCGTCATCGACAACGTCGCGTACGGTGCGAAGTTCCGCTTCCAGGAGCGGGTACCCGAGGGCCCCGCCTTCATGGACTGGTTCCGTGCGAACGGCTTCGAGGTCGCCGAGCCGGTCGAGGTCAACGAGGGCGAGGGGGACTTCCTCCTCGTCGGCGACACGATCCTCGCGGGCACGGGCTTCCGCTCGACCGGCGACAGCCACCGCGAGCTCGGCGACGTGTTCGGCAGGGAGGTCGTGAGCCTCACCCTCGTCGACCCGCGGTTCTACCACCTCGACACCGCGATCTCGGTACTCGACCCGGTCGAGGGCCCCGGCGGCGTCGAGAAGGCCAACATCGCCTACCTCGAGCACGCGTTCGACGAGCGCAGCCAGGCGATCCTCGCCGAACGCTATCCCGACGCCATCCGCGTGGCCGACGCCGACGGCGCCGTGTTCGGTCTCAACTCGGCCAGCGACGGGTTCAACGTGATCATCTCGCCGCGTGCGACGGGCTTCGAGGCGCAGCTGCGCGAGCGCGGCTACAACCCGGTGCTCGTCGATCTGTCCGAGCTGCTGCTCGGCGGCGGCGGCATCAAGTGCTGCACGCTCGAGCTGCGACGCTGA
- a CDS encoding helix-turn-helix transcriptional regulator — translation MVKPTKVTNSIRAVREAAGVTQAELARRVGVTRQTLIAIEQGRYSPTLELAFQLARAFGVGLDDLFDYPEE, via the coding sequence ATGGTCAAGCCCACCAAGGTCACGAACTCCATCCGCGCAGTGCGCGAGGCGGCGGGGGTCACGCAGGCCGAGCTCGCGCGCCGGGTCGGCGTCACCCGGCAGACCCTCATCGCCATCGAGCAAGGCCGCTACTCGCCGACCCTCGAACTCGCCTTCCAGCTCGCCCGCGCCTTCGGCGTCGGCCTCGACGACCTCTTCGACTACCCGGAGGAATGA
- a CDS encoding molybdopterin-dependent oxidoreductase: MTREASAATPVAAEASALSGAAAGVASVVLGAGIGELVAAVVAPSSSPISVVGGVLIDLAPSWAKDAAISLFGTADKLALLVGIAVVLLAAAAGVGVLELRRPWFGAAVFTALGAAVAVLAMTRAGSTGLAWLPSLAAGVVAAGAVRLLTRLATGTTDASSPTPAAEGGDDRPGDEDPSRRRFLVWAGVATAAGVIAAIAGTALQAGSRTVTAVREALRLPAPAIAAPPVPAGAQLELTGMTPVVTPNASFYRIDTALVVPQIDPADWTLRIHGLVESEVEIGWDELLALPLEESWTTLACVSNPVGGDLIGNAKWLGYPIRLLLERARPTAEADMVLSRSIDGFTASTPLEVLQETTRDAILAIGMNDEPLPPEHGFPARMVVPGLYGYVSATKWVTELEVTRFDRANAYWTTRGWSAKGPIKLQSRIDLPRRGHGFAPGDTTIAGVAWHQHVGIAKVEVQIDGGPWREATLATAISDDTWVQWSIPWKAETGSHTIRCRATNTKGELQIETDAWPAPDGATGWQQLNVDVA; the protein is encoded by the coding sequence ATGACGCGTGAGGCGAGTGCCGCGACGCCTGTCGCCGCGGAGGCCTCGGCCCTCTCCGGTGCGGCCGCGGGCGTGGCATCCGTCGTGCTCGGGGCGGGCATCGGCGAGCTGGTCGCCGCGGTGGTCGCGCCGTCGTCGAGCCCCATCTCCGTCGTCGGCGGAGTGCTGATCGACCTCGCGCCGTCATGGGCGAAGGATGCCGCGATCTCGCTGTTCGGCACGGCCGACAAGCTCGCCCTGCTCGTCGGGATCGCCGTCGTCCTCCTGGCGGCGGCTGCCGGCGTCGGCGTCCTGGAGCTGCGGCGCCCCTGGTTCGGCGCCGCGGTGTTCACCGCGCTCGGTGCGGCCGTGGCCGTGCTCGCGATGACCCGCGCCGGGTCGACCGGACTGGCGTGGCTGCCTTCGCTCGCTGCAGGGGTCGTCGCCGCGGGCGCCGTGCGGCTGCTGACCCGGCTCGCGACAGGGACCACGGATGCCTCGTCCCCGACGCCGGCGGCAGAGGGAGGCGACGACCGCCCCGGCGACGAAGACCCGTCGCGCCGCCGTTTCCTCGTGTGGGCCGGCGTCGCGACCGCCGCAGGCGTGATCGCGGCGATCGCGGGGACGGCGCTGCAGGCGGGTTCGCGCACCGTCACAGCCGTGCGCGAGGCGCTTCGACTGCCCGCGCCCGCCATCGCGGCACCGCCGGTCCCTGCCGGGGCTCAGCTGGAGCTCACCGGGATGACGCCCGTCGTCACCCCGAACGCGAGCTTCTACCGCATCGACACGGCCCTCGTCGTGCCGCAGATAGACCCGGCGGACTGGACGCTGCGCATCCACGGCCTCGTCGAGAGCGAGGTCGAGATCGGGTGGGACGAACTGCTCGCCCTCCCCCTGGAGGAGAGCTGGACCACGCTCGCGTGCGTGTCCAACCCTGTCGGCGGCGATCTCATCGGCAACGCGAAGTGGCTCGGCTATCCGATCCGGCTGCTCCTCGAACGGGCACGACCGACGGCAGAGGCCGACATGGTGCTGTCCCGATCGATCGACGGCTTCACCGCGAGCACCCCGCTCGAGGTGCTGCAGGAGACCACCCGCGACGCGATCCTCGCGATCGGCATGAACGACGAGCCGCTGCCGCCCGAGCACGGCTTCCCGGCGCGAATGGTCGTGCCGGGGCTGTACGGCTATGTGTCGGCGACCAAATGGGTCACCGAACTCGAGGTGACGCGGTTCGACCGGGCGAACGCGTACTGGACGACGCGCGGCTGGTCCGCCAAGGGGCCGATCAAGCTGCAGTCGCGCATCGACCTTCCGCGCCGTGGCCACGGCTTCGCGCCCGGCGACACCACGATCGCCGGGGTCGCGTGGCACCAGCACGTCGGGATCGCGAAGGTCGAGGTGCAGATCGACGGCGGTCCGTGGCGCGAGGCCACCCTCGCGACAGCGATCTCGGACGACACCTGGGTGCAGTGGTCGATCCCCTGGAAGGCGGAGACCGGCTCCCACACGATCCGGTGCCGCGCCACGAACACGAAGGGCGAGCTGCAGATCGAGACCGACGCGTGGCCTGCACCCGACGGCGCCACGGGCTGGCAGCAGCTCAACGTCGACGTGGCCTGA